From Quercus robur chromosome 8, dhQueRobu3.1, whole genome shotgun sequence:
tttgtggaagccatacagGAGAAAGATCTTTGTTTCACAGAGCCATCACTCAAGGCTATTGGTAgccaaatatgcagaaagaagcgcaagaatatgtgaagaaatgtGATTAGTGCCAAAGGTTTGCACCAAATATACATCAGCCAGTAGGAGTCCTTAACCCCctatccagcccttggccatttgctcaaTGGAACTTAGACATCTTTGGCCCTTTTCCTAAAGCAGCAAGAAACAAGAGATATTTGCTGGTCGgcacagattacttcaccaagtgggttgaagctgatCCTTTGGCAAAtatcagggacgtggatgccaagaaatttttttggaaaaacattatCACACAATTCAGGGTCCCTCGTACTCTCATCTTAGACAATGGCCTTCAATTCGACAGCAAATCTTTCAGGAGATACTGTTGTGATCTTGAAATTATGAACAGGTATTCCGCTCCAGCTTATCCCCAGGGAAAAGGACAGGCCGAGGCTActaacaaggtcatagtgagtgGATTtaagaaaagactggatgatgcGAAGGGAAAATGGGTAGAAGAGTTGTCACATGTCCTCTGGACGTATAGAACTACACCTCGCAGGTCAACAGGAgagacccccttttcaatgacttatggagtCGAGGCTGTCTTTCTTTTAGAAACTGGCTTCCTAACATTAAGGACCAGCTCGTTCAATCCAAGCAATAACAATGAGTTGTTGGAGAAGAGCCTAGactttattgaagaaagaagagaaagtgcaaaGGTTCAATTGGCatactaccaacacaaactcaaacaAGGTTATGATGTCAACTTAAAACTGAGACCATTAGTATCTGGTGACTTGGTGTTGAGAAAAGTCCTAGGTACTACAAAGAACCCAGCGTGAGGAAAGTTAGGGCCCAATTGAgaaggaccatatcgcatcacctcaGTGGCTGGTATAGGAGCATATTTTCTAGAAGACGTAGATGAGATATAATACCAtgtccttggaatgtaaacaacctgaaaatgtattattattaataaaaagtttCCCTTGCCaatatgttcatttgttgtaTAAAGGCACTGTACTTCCTTTTATCCattctttataagtgttaaacagaatcttagctaTACCtggtctctcggaccacatactttggcaaaattaacactcaatagcatctttataagtgttaaatagaacatTAGCTATGCCTAGTCCCTCGGACCATATACTTTGGCAAAATTAACATTCAAtggcatctttataagtgttaaacagaaccttagctatgcctggtcCCTTGAACCACATACTTTGGAAAAATAAACACTCAGtggcatctttataagtgttaaacaaaaccttagctatgcctagtcagaaccttagctatgcccaATATTATAACCTAAGGAGTTGGTTATAATATTGGGTCCGTCttaacactcaatgacatctttataagtgttgaacagaaccttagctatgcctggtcccttggaccacatgctttggcaaaattaaaactctttgacatctatttattttttctaagtgttaaacagaaccaaagTTATGTCAGGCTCCTCGAATCACATActttggtaaaattaacacACTCTgatatctttttgtttctcactAACTGTCAAGACGAACCCAATATTATAACCAACTCCTCAGATTGGTAGATCTGACTTTCATTGCAGAAAGGTCAATTCACAGTACAGGTATGTGTTAAACTTCTTTATTGTGGTACTTGgttaaattgattaaattgTTAACAGTGTAGTGTTATCAGTTTTTACTAAAGGTAAAGTAACAAAAGTTCAATGCTATTTATAATAGTAGTAGTACTTAGAGCACATAGAACAAAAGTGCaagagataaagagaaaaacattCTCATTGAATGAAAGAGAAAGTACATTACATACGTTGACAAAatgtcattaaaaataaaaataaaaataaaaactactacAAAAGAAATTGGAAAGCAAATCCTAAGTGTTAGGCTTTGGCCTTAGAAGCAGGAGGTCTTCTTTCTGGCTCGACTGGGAGGTAGGAGCGTCCTTGGCCTTAGGATCAACTTCTTAGGTCTTGGCCTCTACTTCCTTCGCCTTGGTTGTAGCTTCCCTGTCCTTAGCAGCATCCTTGGCTTTTGAAGAGGGCTTTTTCTCCTTGCCCTTACCCTTGTCTTTGTCCCCCTTAACCCCCTGGCCTTGATCACCAGCTTGGCTGGATCCCTTCGAAGCCTCAAGGAGAGGGAGAGCAACTTGGACAGCTAGGGGCTACTTAGAAGTCTCTAGAGCAAGGGCAGAGGGAGAGGAGATGGCACCTGGGACTTCACAGATATCTGGATGATAGTACACGCTCCCGAGTTGCCTCTAAACAGAGTTTGCAGGGACTCCTGCAACGCTAAGGGCCCTATCCCATGTTGCATTGCATTAATCCCTACATACCTCTGAAAACTCCTCAGCGAGCCTATTCTACGTCTCCTCCACGCTGAGCAGATAAGACGCCTGCTTCTCAGCCTCGGCTGCTTCCTTGGCTAGTTGAGCTGCCTCCTTGGCCTTCTACAACTCAACCTTAAGATCAACAACCAACTGCCTTTAGGTGGCCAGATCTATCTCGGCCAAGTGCAATTTTTGGCACTGATCCTCAACCTGCCTTTCTACGGTCTTTAGACCTACCTTAGCACTCAGGCGAGCCTAGTCCGCCGCTTTCAACTTCTCAGATATCTCAGCCTGCTTCTGTTTGAGGGCCCTAATGATTTTTCAACATCAGCACGAGAGAAGGCCTCAGCCTCAACCTCATTTCGGGCGTCACGAACCCACTCCTCGGCCACGAAAACTTGCTAAGCAATCTGCCCAAAGACAACGGAAAAATCACGagttaaaaagtaaagaaagaatgaaaatacaGTTTAGCATTCAAATTCACGGATATGATAaattgtgttaggttctaagtacttagtaactaatgtattagaactctagtgtattgttggcaaaccatgatcaaaacaggttgtttagttttgtttagacttgctcaaagttgtgtcttttatgcaaagttggaatcgagctattGCAGAATTAAGTGTGCATTTCGGCatggctcaatcgatcgaagcttagactcaatcgatcgaatctcgggtagaatgttttttctgtagaagttttccaactcagccctagcctATTAAAACgtgtaaggttttatgttttggcctaagtataaaaggcaaaccctagccacgtttttgaggttgctatattttattgtgtgtgtgtgaatctcctgtgagatctagaggtggttaccttcacacatgcttaggattatcaagaaggagatttaattgagagcttgatgatcattcagttgctgcactaaggagcttaaagaaacacaagcgggtgtgcttgtacttgctggggaatccaagaaagaaggagtccgtggtctcggagcttgcacatggtcgtgtcagtaagtttctactggtgggtagcaataggatgttagtggtctaagttgctattgtaaaacttcgattctttcatagtggattcaggtttaccttgaggattactaagttaaatccttcccaggtttttaccggtgtagtttcctgggtcatcatatcattgcgttatttatatttctactgctatgcatgatatgattgtttgattgtgataacctagatctggaatttggactaagtaataacttggctaattaactaggttaatccaattgtgttttaaggggtctaaaaacatacaagtggtatcagagcgggtagctctcTTGTTGTTAATCTTTTGATCTCTAAGCTggtccttgacccctgttgtcatggaacacggacattctcttgttattcctcctcactttgacgGGAATAATTAtacttattggaaagtaaggatgaaagcattcctgaaatcaattgatgagagTCTGGAACTCCATTGAATATAGATGTGGCAAAACGGACGGGTCAGTCGGGTCGGTCAGGTCGGGTCAATCCGGTTTGCGAgtcaaacgggtcacgggtcaaaacgggtcatttttaaacgggtcaattgggttgcgggtcgggtcgggttgacccgcatttttcaaacaatttttttttttcaattacaaaaagaCTAATATCAAACTAAAAAGACTAAGAAAAAAGAGCAACTCACATTGAGAGTGCAAAAGATCTAGATTTATATTCAACTTccaataaaagcaaaacaacTACATCTTGATTTAATGCATGGAACTTAAGCTGTTAAGCacttattttttcatatacaaCTTACAAGCCTTCCACCGCCTTTGTCATCAAGTAACCAACTCAAAATTTTTGACAagcatctttctttcttttttttctttttttcttttttttttgataccaaaAACAGGGAGTATAAAGCAAACGACATTAAGAATTTAAGAGTTCATATACAAAGCTGGATTCAACCAGCACTGGTTCAAAGGCACTAGAGTTGCCTGCTTAGCTACAATACTTATATGATTAACTAGCAAAGAGGTCACTAAGATCATTTTGTAGAGTAAGCCACCTTGAACAAGAAAGTTAAGGTTAGCAAGCCTAGTAGAATCCTGCCAATCCGAAGCTCTCTTGCTGTTAAGGGTTGTAAAAAGTCCTCCacaatcacttaaaaaaaaaattctttggaaGTTATAAACAGTTGTAGTGAGACTAGCTTCCACCACAGCTTCTAAAAGGCACCATGTTGCAATCCTagctaaacaaaaaaagttagattacttagaaagataaactaaacaaaaaaagatttaaaaataaacataacatattaagtaaagaagaataagtaaatattttataagaattacacctcaatctcaatctactcAACATTGGTAGCAGATTCAACATTGCAAATATTCATACTTGcaaattgtagctcaagttGGCCAATTTCGTTAGCATCTTCATCtacaatacaatattttaatataacttaatGTACCATGAAAGCaaatcaataaagaattaaaattgtataattatgactataaaaaaaattaaattaccttCAAATCCATATAGCCAACTTTTGGTACATAACGTAGCTTCCACATTCTCAGGTAAAAGACGTGATCGATATggagtaagaatttttttcccagTGATAAACTTGATTCAAAAGCAACAGTGGTTATCGAAATGCTCATGAGATCCTGTGCCATTAAAGAGAGCTCTAGAAACCGATTGTAATGCTCTTTCCACCAAGAGAGAACTTCcaactttgaatttttctttttgtcaagTCTAGGCTCTTCTAAATACAAGTCCAactgagatttttttgttttggtaccACGACCACTTtcataatgatcaaattcctaatcattaaaaaaaaaattgcaatgaaaaataatacCACACAACATTAcaatctttattattaaaagaaaaaaaatagcgCAACATATACCAAACAAAATACGATTCACTTACATCATCTTCcttatcttcatcatcatcaggATCATCCATAGCACCACTAGTATGACTAGAACTCCCAACACAAGATGAAACATTTGTAGTAGCCATAGGCTTGGGGCGTTCATATTCTGAAAAAAGCTTATACAATGTAGTCTCAATGCTCTCCACCTTCATTTCAGCAATGTGCTCAATTGGCtctattttcttcaaaatatagTCCACATAATCCAACTTATACCTTGGATCAAGAACAATGGCACAAGCTAGCACCACACTATACCAATCTCAATATTTGTCAAATTTAACTTTCATCTGTTCTGCCATATTACTGATAAATGAATCTTGGCTCTCCATTTCTTCAAGTAAGAGCAATTCAATTCGAGACACTCCTTAAAAATATAGATTCACTGTAGGGTAATCAGTTCCAGAAAATAGAGTTGTAATGTCATTGAAAGGTTTCAAAAACCTATTTATCCTTTCAACTCTATTCCATGCATCCCTTGATGGACAATGCTTGAAATTAGCATCTTCCTCTGCTAAACGGTTCAACACAGAACGATATCTCATAGCACTGTCAATCATGTCATATGTTGCATTCCATCTTGTGCACACATCTAAACGTAAACCCTTTGTTCTCTTCATACCAACTATCTTGGCACATTCATCAAATCTGCACATTCCACTCGCTGATCCTTTAAGATATTTCATAGTTTCTTGGATCTTAATCACCAAGTCATCTATTACTTTCAATTCTTCTTGAACAATAAGATTCAATATATGAGCACCACAACGCACATGGAAAAAGATACCATCACATAACAATAAACCCCCCTCATTAAGCTTTTGCTTTATGAAATCTTGGCAATTATCATTATTAGATGCATTATCTAAAgtaatggaaaatattttcttctcaatACCCCATTCTTCCaagaaacttaaaattttctccGATAAAAGAGTTCCTATGTGTGGAGGTGGCATATGACAAAAATtcaagatgatattttttaatttccaattCTCATCCACATAATGTGCCGTAAGACAAATATATCCCTCACTTGTAATAGAGGTCCATAAATCCGAAGTCAAACATATTCTACCAGGAATTgatttcaacttatttttaacaTCATCCTTCTCATTCTTGTAAAGTTTTAGAATATCAGCTTTTGAAGTATTCCTAGAAATATGTTTAACATTTGAATTTAGATagctgaaaatttttctaatacCCTCATACTCAACAAAGCTAAATGGTAAATTATGTTTAATAATAGCCTCCGCTAACATCTCACAAAACTCTTCTTGAGTTATCTTGTTTTGTAACACTGACACACTACCCTCTTCTTCACCATCTTGTTttacttcttttcattttaagcATTTAAGAAGATAGTGATGCAAGTTTGATGTTCCATGATGACTATCCGCCAAAAACATTTTCCCACACCATTGGCAAGTAGCCTTACATATCCCTTCTTCATCAATGGGCAATTTCACAAATTCATTCCAAACTGTAGAACTGTGTagtttctgttttttctttgtttttttccctgAAACTCTTTTTGGTTTCTTAAACTTTGATTTTGAAGTAACTCTTAAAGATGGTGAAGGATTAGTAGAAGTATTCATAATTACAACAACATCATCATTTTCCAAATTTACAGCCCGAGAAGCCGCTGTACTCTAATTATCaaagcaaaatatataattaaaattaaaatctagtCTATTTAAGACATCTAAAGAAACTGTAAACGGTAAACATAACTACATAAGACATTCATCCAAATGACACAGAGGTAGAGCAGAGGCAGAGGTAGAGCAATATACTATATTTGATGACACATTCATCCAAGATTCCAAATGACACAGACATTCAACaatcaaacacacaaacaattaaatataatgtTAGTAGAGGCAAATCAATATACTATATTATTATTGCtaaatcataaattcataatattaaaaaaacaatccaacAACTATAAACATTTAGGGATTTAAGAGAATGATGAAAAGGATTTAACTTACCTTCACCATAGTTGATGATTTGTGGTTGTGCTCCTCTTAAATGGGTCAGCAGCTGTGTGGGCCGTGTGGCTTGTGGGCGGCGAGAGACAGAGAACTGAGAGAAGTGAGAAAGCAAAGCAGTGTTGTCAGTGTAGAAGGGCAGAGGCCGAATGTGTGAAGACTGATTCACTAAAGAAGGGCAGAGGCTACCAGGCTGGACTGAGGACTTTGGAGGCACAAGAGATGAGAAGTAGAGGAAGTGAGGAGAGGAACTCAACTTTCAACTTTAGGTTTCACTGTTTCAGGTGTGTACCGTTTGTTTGTATAATTGATTACTTCATTTGTATTGTGCTTTTTGTGGCTTTGGACAATGGAGTGAATCGGAGTGGACTACAGCTAGCAGCAAGCataaagcattgaaattgaatgagatttttttatttttaatggttgTGAGACAGCCTTCTGAGCCCTTGGCCGGTTGGCCCTTGACTAGTTGACTTACCCTTGTCACTTGTGTTGTGTTTGTAGTGACTCCATGGACTTGTCTTATCTTAGTCTTAGTTGTCTACTATCAAGCATTGATGGTTGTGCTTGTGCACTTGTGCTTTATTACTACTTTACTAGTTTTGATACTTTGTGCTTTATGCACAAAGTATCAGGacgtaattaaaaaaaaaatagcgaATTTTTTTTAACGAGTCGGGTCACGAGTTATtcaggttgggtcgggtttACCCGCAAAAAAATCAGGTcaggtcacgggtcaacccgtttttgcttcgggtcaaaaaaatcgggtttGGGTCAAGTATTTTTCGAGTCAGGTCGGGTCAGGTCAAAAAATTCTGATCCGTATTACCATGTCTAATTGAATACaaatgggagaagcccactactcttgttagtgagtggcaaacttctcaaaaagaagctgCCGCATTcaatagcaaagctatgaatgctatctttaacgctgtttctatgaaggaatttaagagaatctctaatgttgaggttgctcacaCTGCCtggaatatcctccaaactgtgcatgaaggcacaaagactgttaaaattaataagttgcagCAATTAACTGCTAAATTCGAAAGCATTaagatgtctgatgatgaatcctttgatgaattctatgctaaactcaatatattgttaattctgcttacAACTtaggtgaaatctatgatcaacctaaaattgttaggaagattcttagatctttgactgaagattttagacccaaagtgactgccatcactgagagcaaggatgtggactccatccctgttgatgaacttgtaggatctcttcaatcctatgagttggacctacctaaaACTAGCAAATctaaatcaatggctcttaagtcagttgatgatgttgatgttggtggatttgatgatgagctctctgctacagagatttcttaccttgccaagaactttaggaaTTTCCTTAAAAACAACAACAGAATGGCAAGAGATaaaaacactgctgaacctagaaactttaggaaaaATGATCCCACTAAAGTTAACAAcactgataaacctagagaaaaagtaggtcaatcttctaatagTTCTATGGGtcctcaatgttttggatgtcaagggtatggtcacatgaaatctgaatgtcctacataCTTGAAATCTAAGAGTAAGGCTATGgttgttgaaagttcaaaaacgtgtacaaaacacctttgaacatttagacccccaaattacaacttaaccaatacaagcaatatgtcaaacaactagtgtgcggaaacttaacacatgctataatacgaaattggttaaagactatctaagccataacaaaataaaaccacagcagataataaaaaggcaaagatagagaggaaggaagatgcaaacacaaagacaacacgcgatgtgttatcgaagagaaaaccgaagtcctcggcgaaaaacctctccgccgccctccaagcggtaaacaatccactagaaaatacagttgggatacaaggacagcaatagaccctccaagcctaatctacccagtgcacctaagccctccaagcttcttgctccaacgaggttgcgccgaacctttttcttttctagcttcccggattccgctactagaccgtagcatcaaccaatgaagattggttccttcctaactgcttcccagaaatccaaacaactatctcacagtgatgatgatggtgagaaccaggtttggtataatgcctctcaaggatttgacaatggagaggaagagagtagaggaatttgaagagactctaaggtatagattgtgggtgaaacaatcttgtttttctttagggtttctctctcaaaattctctctggaagctctctttcaatcgtgggtaaaaggggtatttatactggagtgggaggggaatgtgaaacgtcaggttttacaaaacaggggtggctcgcggcttgacctcgcggcttgactaagtcgcgagatccagtcgcgagttaaccatatggccagttgtcctgttttgtcctgtagtgatccagctagcatgactattcatcttccagcatgcttggcacgtgtgctgcttctggcggcttgcagccgcgagtcacccgcaagtctcagccgcgagtctctgttttcttgcacactcttgagcaatcttcactctatctcagtcactacccttacaacaaacccacctaaatacagggttactaaatgctgaattacaagcaaatttggcacggaataaagccaattagatggttgaataaattcaaccttacaatctccccctttggctattccgtgacaaaaccctaaaacagactctagacttaacatgtgagttgggaacaattgaacaaaactcactcacacctaactctagaagctgtgaagcacttgaatcatatgaacataatactcctgaaacacaacaatacaccatgatcattgtaagcagaaaattataaatgcatatgaaacaggcaatatgtgatcaagcaaagatggagttaagaaacaaaccatggcttgatcaaccaagtgaacaccacaaggtagtgatcacagtgctcattcacacttggaatgaacacaaagacatacaagttaacaagcacaaggcaagacacttgtatgctcaacactcaaccaatgcataacacacaaagcatatgcatctaggaacaatcctacaaggacACAaaagtgacagtacataaaccaaaatacaaaacatttagattaaagtactgatttcaacatagcataaaggctgcattaagcaaggtacataccataaagcctacaaactatgcataaaacattaaccctaaaagcttacaaaagcacatgggtacaaacacaaaaacatcctgaataacatcatcaaaatatattaaagtttaaaccaagaatataggttaagagttagaaacagctatacaccaaaacacagtgtatcaaacccataaaaacattaaatagtacccaacaaacataaacctaaaaccataagtttagaggataagactaaaaacaaaagtatgacaaaagtatgtgtgtactccccctatcactatgcacacttccctttgaacttttctcccccttactgaatgctctccccatttttgtcacgaatagctaaaggctctcgtccaactttcgttgaatatcatctagctgattctccatagtctcgagacgcatttggacatggttgtttgtggagtagagaagtgccacaagctcatcaacgcgtttctgaatatgctcaagtacactgccgactctatcagtatgaggagcagtctgtgcttgcggaatactagccggtgaagcttcaggaacagcacgtgatgtagatgtggtatgtgcaggtgtctctgagtcaggggcaaatggagtaaccggagagatgtgatcactccttggtgatttagaggagtgacttctgctagcttgaagagtgaacaaggaaatgggacgttgacgagtcaacatttttccatctgcaggaggaataatgcattcacgaagaatgagcttcatgatgagactgcaaaatggaataactcctcgagctgcagatcgacacgcggtcttcctcaaggtgtagtagatgtgagcacatatatcaatgggggctcctgtaataaggtcacaaagaaatagagctctcccaagattgatgaatgtagtgttggacagtgggtagagattggtgaatatgatcaacttcagtgtggtcagctcaggtgcaaactttgcgatgctgatggatgttcctgcactagatacttcatgatcgtatcctaggatttgtaaaatttctccaacttctggatttcgttcatcgtaaggagttatattcacattctgaggtctggtgatgccgagaagatctgcaatggagtctggggtaacactaaactttGTTCCTCTGACCTAGAAAATGAGttcaggtccaagatcagttgcattggagaagcattctttgaccagctcatccatcggatcatcaaagttcccgaacaagtttgcccaatctcgtttctcaaagattcgagggatgaaagtggtccctaaggtgttgaactctaccacccgttccactatagtggttgacttgtcaaacacatttgagtagacGTGTGAGTTAAGCAgaagtctgaacctatcctcattgggatcttgagatgcctgagatgatagtcgagtcctttttgcaactggtgttgctggttcgtcagcaacaatgtctttacccctggaagatcgacgagacatctgcaagagaacaggcccacaacaaagaaccaaacaacaataccacacaagataattgtcaacaagattcagtgtaaacaaaatttcaatatataaacacaaactgaagatagtgcagacccaaccaaacttccaacaacacaaagaagcacaaaataacaggtgcagcaaaatggtgatagtgcaccaagacatagatagacaacacaactgacaaaactgtcaatgagacaggttatcatgaccatgatatgcaaacagatacagcattcgaacatttagagcagataacataaatcactccaccagaGATATGAACAAAGGGAAAATAattcaacatgaagaaaccaatcatccacactagagcacatggttgagagacatacattatgttatcataaaaactcagtaaccaataccgaacaccaacatcaatacttaagcaagtgaaatgagtaagtcaaatagacaccaaacccatttaagaaaagattttcaaactcaataataggcaaatatcagaacaatgaaaaacacattgtgaccgctcagcatgaaaacaggtgagaacaatatcaaacaagacacgccatacccattacacaaagagagaagtatttcgAACACAATATCAGTCCAAAcggtaacaaaaatatgcaggaaaaaggaaaatgagattgagaaagcaaaacccataccttttcttgatgatttggataagaaatgaagcaccaatgaggtttgaaaatggattcacgaagtgtttggaaggaagatagtttagagagaagatgaacagtcacaaaagttcgagggaaaactaaaaagagatttaaaaactgctcctgtttctgccaaacacgcgattttcgcgacttgattaagtcaccacacagtcgccagctcaagccgccaaagcactcaagaacaaaaatttgaaaatttttctaagtgtttttcgcgactggatggtttacccgcgagtgagtcgcgagctgagccgcgaaaatctctgagtgaacctcgcgactggaccttccactcgcgaacaagtcgccaaaaatgaccagcgaagatgcgactaaggcacgcgacttgacata
This genomic window contains:
- the LOC126693980 gene encoding uncharacterized protein LOC126693980; translation: MKVESIETTLYKLFSEYERPKPMATTNVSSCVGSSSHTSGAMDDPDDDEDKEDDEFDHYESGRGTKTKKSQLDLYLEEPRLDKKKNSKLEVLSWWKEHYNRFLELSLMAQDLMSISITTVAFESSLSLGKKFLLHIDHVFYLRMWKLRYVPKVGYMDLKMKMLTKLANLSYNLQV